One window of Paenibacillus sp. FSL K6-3182 genomic DNA carries:
- a CDS encoding copper amine oxidase N-terminal domain-containing protein, translating to MKKVFSGVFLALILIITSSTTYAAGTNIKIKVDGFVIASDVKPEIKNNRIMVPLRVISENLGAKVNWSNSEITLTKSEIKVTLKLNSSTAVINGKTVLLDVKPFIKNNRTIVPLRFISEAFGCTVNHKNSIVTVDTEPLVIDGIKVKALQQEYHMTMGGVVQRIHGNAYNETIYNIFVENIGKRVEAPASYSWNLNLDIPGSYYKDGQYDFVGHKDNSLVRFDVYSLIRSFPSELLTGYPEILIHDVFKDEWYLFSDTAIQSINQLIDTATKNGFLTIISNTVV from the coding sequence ATGAAAAAGGTTTTCTCAGGAGTATTCCTTGCATTGATTCTAATCATTACATCGTCGACTACTTATGCAGCAGGCACAAACATCAAAATAAAAGTTGACGGTTTTGTTATTGCATCCGATGTGAAACCCGAAATTAAGAACAATCGTATAATGGTGCCGTTACGTGTTATCAGTGAAAATTTGGGAGCTAAGGTCAATTGGTCAAATTCTGAAATTACACTTACTAAAAGCGAAATAAAAGTAACATTAAAACTAAACAGCAGTACAGCAGTCATAAACGGTAAAACGGTACTGCTTGATGTAAAACCATTTATAAAAAATAATCGCACAATCGTTCCACTTCGCTTTATTTCAGAAGCATTTGGCTGCACAGTCAATCACAAAAACTCCATCGTAACCGTTGATACTGAGCCATTAGTCATAGACGGTATAAAAGTGAAAGCATTGCAGCAGGAATACCATATGACTATGGGGGGCGTAGTACAGCGAATTCATGGGAATGCATATAACGAAACAATTTATAATATTTTTGTAGAAAACATAGGTAAAAGGGTCGAAGCTCCTGCTAGCTACTCTTGGAATCTTAATCTTGACATACCTGGGTCTTATTATAAAGATGGACAATATGATTTTGTAGGCCACAAAGATAACAGCTTAGTTCGTTTTGATGTTTATTCTTTAATTCGTTCTTTTCCATCTGAACTTTTAACAGGATACCCAGAAATCTTGATTCATGACGTATTTAAAGATGAGTGGTATTTGTTTAGCGATACTGCAATACAATCCATTAATCAGCTTATTGATACCGCTACAAAGAATGGTTTTCTGACGATTATAAGTAATACAGTTGTATAA
- a CDS encoding sigma-70 family RNA polymerase sigma factor: MSRAQDKMKIPVLPEEQEHIQHFEAIYNQYRDRIRNYIAVKTNSATADDLTQQAYLKAMENFHLFKCNSSIFTWLFKIAQNIVKNEYRTRSRNKEMVHEVIDFQSQSISLDIARDVDIRLDISAALAQLNELDQQIISLRFFVDCTLLEISKIIGMPESAVKNRLYRALNKLKKELKEWGDITIMSIKELISIVDKSEASSKNDGMNKVYHDLFEELKSNVDRIITTYRHRPSQKIAIEIYPDLPTFHEAINEPDAPIWFMGTYEDNKIKIVSPLNPGPEHTYQSVLRHTISLFTMWLVKDINPLAPKWLTHGLGGHEAKQMSQEYIQYSTSEAIQNNAVPSFQALTNDTWDFEKIGGYGFSHLIVEYLIHSYSSDALNKFIRDATDFQGAFQVSEAELHGMWVQYLKSRLC, encoded by the coding sequence GTGTCACGAGCTCAAGACAAAATGAAAATCCCTGTTCTTCCGGAGGAGCAGGAGCACATCCAGCATTTCGAAGCCATTTATAATCAATATCGAGATAGAATTCGAAATTATATTGCAGTAAAGACAAATTCGGCAACTGCCGATGACTTAACGCAACAAGCTTATTTAAAAGCAATGGAAAACTTTCACTTGTTTAAGTGTAACTCCAGTATATTTACTTGGCTATTCAAAATCGCGCAAAATATTGTGAAAAACGAGTATCGCACGAGATCACGAAATAAAGAAATGGTGCACGAAGTAATCGATTTTCAGTCCCAATCGATATCCCTCGATATTGCTAGAGATGTCGATATCCGTCTTGATATTAGTGCTGCATTAGCCCAATTGAATGAATTGGATCAGCAAATCATATCATTGCGTTTTTTCGTCGATTGCACTTTATTGGAAATATCCAAAATCATCGGGATGCCTGAAAGCGCAGTCAAGAACAGACTCTATCGTGCCTTAAACAAACTAAAAAAAGAATTAAAAGAATGGGGTGACATTACAATCATGTCTATTAAAGAATTGATATCAATTGTGGATAAAAGCGAGGCTTCCTCCAAGAATGATGGTATGAACAAGGTATACCATGACTTATTTGAAGAGTTGAAAAGCAATGTAGATCGAATTATTACAACCTATCGTCATCGACCTTCTCAGAAAATCGCTATTGAGATCTATCCGGATCTGCCCACTTTTCATGAAGCAATAAACGAGCCGGATGCGCCCATATGGTTTATGGGAACCTATGAAGATAATAAAATTAAAATCGTATCCCCACTCAACCCAGGCCCTGAACATACGTATCAATCGGTACTACGGCACACTATAAGCTTGTTTACGATGTGGTTAGTGAAGGATATTAATCCGTTGGCACCGAAATGGCTTACACACGGGCTCGGCGGGCATGAAGCCAAACAAATGTCACAAGAATATATCCAGTATAGCACCTCCGAAGCGATTCAAAATAACGCTGTCCCTAGTTTTCAAGCATTAACTAATGATACCTGGGATTTCGAGAAGATAGGGGGATATGGATTCTCGCACTTGATCGTAGAATATCTCATCCATTCATACAGTTCAGATGCGCTCAACAAATTCATACGCGATGCCACTGATTTTCAAGGCGCATTTCAAGTATCGGAAGCTGAGCTGCACGGGATGTGGGTGCAATATTTAAAATCTAGGCTATGTTAA
- a CDS encoding S-layer homology domain-containing protein: MVLFFSIIFSVHPSITYADGTSNAEEITQQAPDNLLPETVPGSEVVSDPETVPDANLEEPFAMQQPGMDAAPMALASVRENYALKKDVKVSGNEVPDGLFPKYAVDGDSSTRWSSDKYDDQWFEVDLGEKKEIGQVIIRWQTPATSYRVLTSVYGDNWENITLENDGIINCQGGTEVLNFLSREARYVKFVGVERKPADGILYGYSFYEFEVYREDPLEKIIKGIHGIEPISQGQTEFPFPAVPEGYQISIYGSDALPVIDKEGVIHPPLVDKKVHVMLQVQSMEDPTQKAITPSFEVTVTGLNQQIEGLNEEPKVIPSLQEWIGRTDQYTLSSAAKIVYNDPSLAKSAAIVQEDMKAITGRELTVTQGTPSIGDLYLSLNPTDKVLGQEGYILDIGDYVAIMAPTVKGVFSGTRSVLQILKQDEGHDQIPKGQSRDYPKYETRGFMIDVARKFYTIDFLRDYVKMMAWYKMTDLQIHLNDDIGNRGTFRLESERYPNLSSIDGFYTKEEFRDLQRLGQDYGINIIPEIDTPGHSRVFTTLDPSLGTDSHLDVSKPETVEFVKNLWSEYLDGWKGGDPTFLGPDVQIGTDEYKGNTEDFRKYMDTMIKFINSKGKHPLLWGGLQEYAGKTPISNEATMAIWHLPYGGPQQAIDLGYNIININNSYLYLVPRLYADYLNTSLLYQEWEPVKWYGATLPFGHPQLKGGMFALWNDISYEAGLSMDDTHVRLLPAMQVLSEKMWHGARSDVDYDTFVKTAAKMGDAPNTHLSYDVKVKNTEGSVLDYSFENNFIDASGNGYNARSNNVDFVKGKYGQGAHFNGGTSYLNTPLNSLNFGWTVSMWINPDADNPDDTVLMESPAGTVKLKQHGTKGKLGFSKEGYDSAFNYKVPAGQWTHLLITGDSNGVSLYVNGNEYVEKLAQPVQRIQTLVLPVAKIGGTTNAFKGTIDNLQVYNRFIPLLDVNNYALHQGTDASGLEAAWVPSSQAVDGNMITRWASTYKDDSWFTVDLDKTQNISKVVIGWETAAKRFKILYSTDNVTWKNVMADDRILTASDKRETSTVEFAPKKARYVKFQGIERMPVYGEYYGYSIYEFEVYGDDLMEPYKELIDAAEKLINLNKGNEELRKQLMFLLDRYPYHFETVVDTLRDLNARLKDSIDKPEPKPPIDTDNPRPGVKEGEATIKAGEAGTVSLGKQITVSVPVGAAKETMMLHLKKIDKSADLLTQQPNAISPVFELSKDVKGGFDKPIQISLTFDVSKLGKDQQASVFQYDKATARWVELKGTVTGSTIQADTHNVGIFAVFAVNRKSTEPKPAFKDIAGHWAANDIQAAVQRGMTNGYPDGTFRPDQSVTRAEFTVWLAKAMQLSGESRTKAFVDQASIPIWASEAVAQAVELGLIQGYADQRFMPNQPISRAEMVTMVARALKLSNDASARTSFADDKQIPAWAIGAIDAAVQQGWIQGRGSNQFAPNASTTRAESITVLLKAFPKA; encoded by the coding sequence TTGGTCTTATTTTTTTCTATCATATTTTCTGTTCATCCATCGATAACGTACGCAGACGGCACATCAAATGCAGAAGAAATCACGCAACAAGCACCGGATAACTTACTACCGGAAACAGTGCCTGGTTCTGAAGTGGTTTCGGATCCTGAAACTGTCCCAGATGCCAACCTCGAAGAGCCATTCGCTATGCAGCAGCCAGGAATGGATGCAGCACCAATGGCTTTAGCTAGCGTCCGAGAGAACTATGCGTTGAAGAAGGATGTGAAAGTATCCGGCAATGAAGTTCCGGACGGACTTTTTCCTAAATATGCCGTCGATGGAGACTCGTCAACACGCTGGTCTTCCGATAAATACGACGATCAGTGGTTTGAAGTAGATTTAGGCGAAAAGAAGGAGATCGGTCAAGTTATCATTCGTTGGCAGACGCCAGCTACATCCTACCGCGTGCTGACCTCAGTCTATGGTGATAATTGGGAGAACATTACGCTTGAGAATGATGGCATTATTAATTGCCAAGGTGGAACGGAAGTCCTAAATTTCCTTTCACGAGAAGCAAGATACGTCAAGTTTGTAGGGGTTGAGCGGAAACCGGCTGATGGCATTCTGTATGGGTACTCATTCTATGAGTTCGAGGTATACAGGGAAGATCCACTAGAGAAAATCATCAAAGGGATTCACGGCATTGAACCGATCAGTCAAGGACAGACCGAGTTCCCATTCCCGGCTGTACCAGAAGGTTATCAAATCTCCATCTACGGATCGGATGCGCTGCCTGTCATTGACAAGGAAGGCGTCATTCACCCCCCATTGGTGGATAAAAAGGTTCATGTGATGCTGCAAGTACAAAGCATGGAGGACCCAACGCAGAAAGCGATAACGCCGTCTTTCGAAGTTACGGTCACAGGATTAAATCAACAGATCGAAGGGCTGAATGAGGAACCGAAAGTAATTCCGTCCCTGCAAGAATGGATTGGGAGAACAGATCAATATACATTATCGTCTGCAGCGAAGATTGTCTATAATGACCCGTCGTTAGCCAAATCAGCAGCTATCGTCCAAGAAGATATGAAAGCGATTACGGGACGGGAATTGACTGTTACCCAAGGGACACCATCCATCGGAGATCTGTACTTGTCCTTAAATCCGACGGATAAGGTCTTAGGTCAAGAAGGTTACATACTCGATATCGGTGATTATGTAGCCATTATGGCGCCGACGGTAAAGGGTGTCTTCAGCGGAACGCGTTCCGTGCTGCAAATTCTGAAGCAGGATGAAGGTCATGACCAGATTCCGAAGGGGCAGTCCCGCGACTATCCGAAATACGAGACACGCGGATTTATGATCGACGTGGCTCGCAAATTCTATACGATTGATTTCTTGCGGGATTACGTGAAGATGATGGCTTGGTATAAGATGACGGATTTGCAAATCCATTTGAATGATGATATAGGTAATCGCGGTACGTTTCGGTTAGAAAGCGAGAGGTATCCGAATTTATCAAGTATAGATGGCTTTTATACGAAAGAAGAGTTCCGCGATTTGCAGCGGTTAGGTCAAGATTATGGTATTAATATTATACCTGAAATCGATACGCCGGGGCATTCGCGTGTTTTTACGACATTAGATCCTTCTCTGGGGACTGATTCGCATCTCGACGTCTCAAAACCCGAGACCGTCGAATTTGTCAAGAATTTGTGGAGTGAATATCTTGATGGCTGGAAAGGCGGAGACCCTACATTTCTCGGTCCTGATGTTCAAATTGGAACCGATGAATACAAAGGAAACACGGAAGATTTCAGAAAATATATGGATACCATGATCAAATTCATCAATAGTAAAGGGAAACATCCTTTGTTGTGGGGCGGATTGCAAGAGTACGCCGGTAAGACACCGATCAGCAATGAAGCGACCATGGCGATCTGGCATTTACCGTATGGAGGACCGCAGCAAGCAATCGATCTTGGTTATAACATCATTAACATCAATAATAGCTATTTATATCTCGTACCCCGACTTTATGCCGATTATTTAAATACGTCACTCTTATATCAGGAATGGGAGCCTGTAAAATGGTACGGTGCGACGCTGCCTTTCGGCCATCCGCAATTAAAAGGCGGCATGTTCGCACTTTGGAACGATATTTCGTATGAAGCGGGGCTATCGATGGATGATACCCATGTCCGCTTGCTCCCTGCCATGCAGGTCCTTTCCGAGAAAATGTGGCACGGCGCGAGAAGCGATGTAGACTACGACACCTTTGTGAAGACGGCCGCGAAGATGGGCGATGCGCCGAATACCCACCTTTCCTATGATGTGAAAGTCAAAAATACGGAAGGAAGCGTCCTTGATTATTCGTTCGAAAACAATTTCATCGACGCATCCGGTAACGGATACAATGCAAGAAGCAATAACGTCGATTTTGTCAAAGGAAAATATGGGCAAGGCGCCCACTTCAACGGCGGTACTAGTTATTTGAATACACCGCTCAACAGCTTAAACTTTGGTTGGACCGTCTCTATGTGGATTAACCCGGATGCGGACAATCCGGACGATACCGTATTAATGGAATCGCCTGCGGGAACGGTAAAATTAAAGCAACACGGCACCAAGGGTAAATTAGGATTCTCTAAAGAAGGATATGATAGCGCATTCAATTACAAAGTGCCGGCTGGCCAATGGACTCATCTTCTCATCACGGGGGACAGCAATGGCGTCTCGCTCTATGTGAACGGGAATGAATACGTCGAGAAGCTGGCGCAGCCAGTGCAGCGCATTCAGACGCTTGTCCTGCCTGTCGCGAAAATCGGCGGCACAACCAACGCGTTTAAAGGAACAATCGATAACCTACAAGTCTATAATCGCTTCATTCCGCTGCTCGATGTGAACAACTATGCGCTGCATCAAGGAACCGATGCCTCGGGATTAGAGGCGGCATGGGTACCTTCAAGCCAAGCCGTCGATGGAAATATGATCACGCGCTGGGCGAGTACGTACAAAGACGATTCGTGGTTCACCGTTGACTTGGACAAAACGCAAAATATTAGCAAGGTCGTCATCGGATGGGAGACGGCCGCGAAACGGTTCAAGATTCTCTATTCCACTGATAACGTAACATGGAAAAACGTGATGGCAGATGATCGAATTCTTACGGCCAGCGATAAACGAGAGACGAGTACGGTGGAATTCGCTCCGAAGAAGGCCAGATACGTGAAATTCCAAGGAATTGAGCGAATGCCGGTCTATGGCGAATACTACGGATATTCCATCTATGAGTTCGAAGTGTACGGCGATGATCTAATGGAACCCTACAAAGAATTAATTGATGCTGCCGAGAAATTGATTAATTTGAACAAAGGGAACGAGGAGCTTCGCAAACAATTGATGTTCCTGTTGGATCGATACCCGTATCATTTCGAGACAGTAGTGGATACGCTGCGCGATCTGAACGCGAGGTTGAAGGATTCTATCGATAAACCGGAACCGAAACCTCCAATCGACACTGATAATCCTAGACCTGGCGTGAAGGAAGGCGAAGCGACGATCAAAGCCGGCGAAGCGGGAACGGTCAGCTTAGGCAAGCAGATCACCGTCTCTGTTCCGGTAGGCGCAGCGAAAGAAACGATGATGCTGCATCTGAAGAAAATCGACAAATCCGCTGACTTGCTGACGCAGCAGCCGAATGCAATAAGTCCGGTGTTCGAATTGTCAAAGGATGTGAAGGGCGGCTTCGATAAGCCGATTCAGATCAGCTTGACGTTTGATGTGAGTAAGCTTGGCAAAGATCAACAAGCATCTGTGTTCCAATATGATAAAGCAACAGCGCGTTGGGTGGAACTCAAAGGCACGGTAACGGGCAGTACGATTCAAGCGGATACGCATAATGTCGGTATATTCGCCGTCTTTGCCGTCAATCGTAAGTCGACCGAGCCGAAGCCGGCCTTCAAAGACATCGCAGGCCACTGGGCTGCCAATGATATTCAAGCAGCCGTGCAGCGAGGAATGACGAACGGATATCCGGACGGAACATTCAGACCGGATCAGTCCGTGACACGCGCGGAATTCACGGTATGGCTCGCGAAGGCGATGCAGCTAAGCGGCGAAAGCCGTACGAAGGCGTTCGTAGATCAAGCCTCGATCCCGATATGGGCGAGTGAGGCCGTGGCGCAAGCTGTAGAGCTCGGACTCATTCAAGGCTATGCAGATCAACGGTTCATGCCGAATCAGCCGATCAGTCGCGCAGAGATGGTGACGATGGTCGCGAGAGCATTGAAGCTGTCTAACGACGCAAGCGCAAGAACGAGCTTCGCAGATGACAAGCAAATCCCGGCATGGGCGATCGGAGCCATTGATGCAGCTGTGCAGCAAGGCTGGATTCAAGGGCGTGGCAGCAATCAATTTGCGCCGAATGCATCGACAACACGCGCCGAATCGATCACTGTCTTATTGAAAGCATTCCCAAAGGCATGA
- a CDS encoding transposase has product MSEHGYEEVLVGMEPTGYYWLNLVHYSKEQHISCGVVNPLHVKKSKELDDNSPTKNDVKDAQIIAQLQKSIL; this is encoded by the coding sequence ATGTCGGAACACGGGTACGAAGAGGTATTAGTCGGAATGGAGCCAACCGGCTATTATTGGCTGAATCTTGTCCATTACTCGAAGGAACAACATATATCTTGTGGCGTTGTTAACCCACTACATGTGAAGAAGAGCAAGGAGCTGGATGACAACTCACCGACCAAGAATGACGTGAAGGACGCCCAAATTATCGCACAGCTGCAAAAGTCTATTTTATAG